A single region of the Nocardioides sp. W7 genome encodes:
- a CDS encoding FAD-binding protein, with amino-acid sequence MSDVEGPDLVVAGAGGGLVAALRAASLGLSVLVVERNEHFARGNNTAMSTAMVPGAGTRWQREAGVEDSPERFVADIRAKTHGEADERLAGALAGVSARLLEWLADDVGLSLSLVTDFGYPGHSAYRCHTVPGRAGQAMLADILRAVRSTDLIDLMVPARLSDVDVSDGEVRRVLVETPNGEEWIPTRAVLLATNGFGADRELVARHLPEIAGATYHGSEGSTGDALRLGERLGAATAYLDAYQGHAALTPAATLAGWATVMHGAVVVDLSGRRFGDETTGYSEYAAALQSAEGGRGWIVLDERIHEACLSFTDYRDTVESGVTRTAADVAELAATTDLDADVLAATLEAARAAAEGEAADQHDRSRWEAPLRAPYRAVPVTPALFHTQGGLVVDEHARVLRQDGTPVTGLYAAGGAAAGISGHGAAGYLAGNGLLPALGLSFLAAEHVAAEGSAQPATS; translated from the coding sequence ATGAGCGACGTCGAGGGGCCCGACCTGGTCGTCGCCGGTGCGGGCGGCGGGCTGGTCGCCGCGCTGCGCGCGGCCTCGCTCGGGCTGAGCGTGCTGGTCGTGGAGCGCAACGAGCACTTCGCCCGGGGCAACAACACCGCGATGTCGACCGCGATGGTGCCCGGCGCGGGCACCCGATGGCAGCGCGAGGCGGGGGTCGAGGACTCGCCCGAGCGGTTCGTCGCCGACATCCGGGCCAAGACGCACGGCGAGGCCGACGAGCGGCTGGCCGGCGCCCTGGCCGGGGTCAGCGCGCGGCTGCTGGAGTGGCTGGCCGACGACGTGGGCCTGTCGCTGTCCCTGGTGACCGACTTCGGCTACCCGGGGCACTCGGCGTACCGCTGTCACACCGTGCCGGGCCGCGCCGGCCAGGCGATGCTCGCCGACATCCTGCGCGCGGTGCGGTCCACGGACCTGATCGACCTGATGGTCCCGGCCCGGCTGAGCGACGTCGACGTCAGCGACGGCGAGGTACGCCGGGTGCTGGTCGAGACGCCGAACGGCGAGGAGTGGATCCCGACCCGGGCCGTGCTGCTGGCCACCAACGGCTTCGGCGCCGACCGCGAGCTGGTGGCCCGGCACCTGCCCGAGATCGCGGGGGCGACGTACCACGGCAGCGAGGGCTCCACCGGCGACGCGCTGCGGCTGGGGGAGCGGCTGGGCGCGGCGACGGCGTACCTCGACGCCTACCAGGGGCACGCGGCGCTCACCCCGGCGGCGACCCTCGCCGGCTGGGCGACCGTCATGCACGGCGCCGTGGTGGTCGACCTGTCCGGCCGCCGCTTCGGCGACGAGACGACCGGCTACTCCGAGTACGCCGCGGCGCTGCAGTCCGCCGAGGGCGGGCGCGGGTGGATCGTGCTCGACGAGCGGATCCACGAGGCCTGCCTGTCGTTCACCGACTACCGCGACACCGTGGAGTCCGGCGTGACCCGCACCGCGGCCGACGTGGCCGAGCTGGCCGCGACGACCGACCTCGACGCCGACGTGCTGGCCGCGACCCTCGAGGCCGCCCGGGCCGCCGCCGAGGGCGAGGCGGCCGACCAGCACGACCGGAGCCGCTGGGAGGCGCCGCTGCGGGCGCCGTACCGCGCCGTCCCCGTCACCCCCGCGCTGTTTCACACCCAGGGCGGGCTGGTCGTCGACGAGCACGCGCGGGTGCTGCGCCAGGACGGCACGCCGGTGACCGGGCTGTACGCCGCGGGCGGCGCCGCCGCCGGCATCTCGGGGCACGGGGCCGCGGGCTACCTCGCCGGCAACGGGCTGCTGCCGGCGCTCGGGCTGTCCTTCCTGGCCGCGGAGCACGTGGCGGCGGAGGGCTCCGCTCAGCCGGCGACCTCGTAG
- a CDS encoding DUF222 domain-containing protein, protein MDHPIRVATQVIDGALKSVADVNPAFMTTTDKASALVELAAIEDRVGELRLRVTADAGDVAEESGARDVGAWTAAATRRRRGDCAADLRLALVLADRPVLATAVREGEVNLDQAQAIAASLAELPADVDACVVDRAEAALVAYAARFDPVELGRLGRRILDVIAPDLARPPRPATWPTSKPPPTSGCASGCGRWVMGPLASAD, encoded by the coding sequence ATGGACCACCCGATCCGGGTCGCCACCCAGGTCATTGACGGTGCCCTGAAGTCGGTGGCCGACGTGAACCCGGCGTTCATGACCACCACCGACAAGGCGTCCGCCCTGGTTGAGCTGGCCGCGATCGAGGACCGGGTGGGCGAGCTGCGACTGCGGGTCACCGCCGACGCCGGTGACGTGGCCGAGGAGTCGGGTGCGCGGGACGTCGGGGCATGGACGGCAGCCGCGACGCGGCGTCGTCGTGGTGACTGTGCTGCCGACCTCCGCCTCGCGTTGGTGTTGGCCGACCGTCCGGTGTTGGCAACGGCGGTCCGTGAAGGTGAGGTGAACCTCGACCAGGCCCAGGCCATTGCGGCGTCCCTCGCCGAGCTCCCGGCCGACGTCGACGCCTGCGTGGTCGACCGGGCCGAGGCCGCGTTGGTGGCGTACGCCGCCCGCTTCGACCCGGTCGAGCTGGGGCGCCTGGGTCGTCGGATCCTCGACGTCATCGCCCCCGACCTCGCCAGGCCGCCGAGGCCCGCCACCTGGCCGACCTCGAAGCCTCCGCCCACCAGCGGATGCGCCTCGGGCTGCGGCCGCTGGGTGATGGGACCACTCGCATCAGCGGACTGA
- a CDS encoding pyridoxamine 5'-phosphate oxidase family protein, which produces MTIGTIDLRFGDPSATAPTWTAVERQLAEAELYWLTTVRADGRPHVTPLVGVWHDAAFAFCTGVGEQKHVNLATSPLVAVTTGTPTWTDGTDLVIEGRAERVLGRDALAPLAAAWRSKYGADWAWEAGDETFTSEHGDRPWVYVVRPAKVIAFGKDPHSQTTYRP; this is translated from the coding sequence ATGACCATCGGGACCATCGACCTCCGCTTCGGCGACCCCTCGGCGACCGCGCCCACCTGGACGGCCGTGGAGCGGCAGCTCGCCGAGGCCGAGCTCTACTGGCTGACCACCGTCCGCGCCGACGGCCGCCCGCACGTGACGCCGCTGGTCGGCGTCTGGCACGACGCGGCCTTCGCGTTCTGCACGGGCGTGGGCGAGCAGAAGCACGTCAACCTCGCCACCTCGCCGCTCGTCGCCGTCACCACCGGCACGCCGACCTGGACCGACGGCACCGACCTCGTCATCGAGGGCCGGGCCGAGCGCGTGCTCGGGCGGGACGCGCTGGCCCCGCTCGCCGCGGCGTGGCGCTCGAAGTACGGCGCCGACTGGGCCTGGGAGGCGGGCGACGAGACGTTCACCAGCGAGCACGGCGACCGGCCGTGGGTCTACGTCGTCCGCCCGGCCAAGGTGATCGCGTTCGGCAAGGACCCGCACAGCCAGACGACGTACCGGCCCTAG
- a CDS encoding glutaminase produces the protein MRSPIPDYLNQVLDTCGADGSGELAAYIPELAEADPDRFALALATVDGTVYGVGDDEVEFSIQSISKPFAYALALAQHGLDRVLEKVGVEPSGDAFNELSLEVDTGRPLNPMINAGALTVHALIDDETVRRGFSAFAGRELEVDEEVFTSELETADRNRAIAFMLRSHGIVEEDAQEVVEGYTRQCSVLVTVRDLALMAATLANGGVQPVTGQRVVPHEVTRQVMAVMATCGMYDAAGDWFSSVGIPAKSGVAGGLIGALPGQAGLATFSPRLDRHGNSVRGVQVFERLSRDMGMHLMEVPPPARSLVRGRTALPGGRPGHGWTYELQGSVNFVGMERVLRYLADEPPTESTVVLDLTRVHEVRDIGRRMLIEAVRRLVLDGHQVTIVDPEDMLEAFPDDHADGDLDAGDGVAVPVLRRR, from the coding sequence GTGCGCTCACCGATCCCGGACTACCTGAACCAGGTCCTCGACACCTGCGGAGCCGACGGGAGCGGCGAGCTCGCGGCGTACATCCCCGAGCTCGCGGAGGCCGACCCCGACCGGTTCGCGCTCGCGCTCGCGACGGTCGACGGGACCGTGTACGGCGTGGGCGACGACGAGGTCGAGTTCTCCATCCAGTCGATCTCGAAGCCGTTCGCCTACGCGCTGGCCCTGGCGCAGCACGGCCTCGACCGGGTGCTGGAGAAGGTCGGTGTGGAGCCGTCGGGGGACGCGTTCAACGAGCTGTCGCTGGAGGTCGACACCGGGCGCCCGCTCAACCCGATGATCAACGCCGGGGCGCTGACGGTGCACGCGCTGATCGACGACGAGACGGTCCGCCGCGGGTTCTCGGCGTTCGCCGGGCGCGAGCTGGAGGTGGACGAGGAGGTCTTCACCTCCGAGCTGGAGACGGCCGACCGCAACCGGGCGATCGCCTTCATGCTGCGCAGCCACGGCATCGTCGAGGAGGACGCACAGGAGGTGGTCGAGGGCTACACCCGGCAGTGCTCGGTCCTGGTCACCGTGCGGGACCTGGCCCTGATGGCGGCCACCCTCGCGAACGGTGGGGTGCAGCCGGTCACCGGCCAGCGGGTGGTGCCGCACGAGGTGACCCGGCAGGTGATGGCGGTGATGGCGACCTGCGGGATGTACGACGCCGCCGGCGACTGGTTCTCCAGCGTCGGGATCCCCGCGAAGAGCGGGGTCGCCGGCGGGCTGATCGGCGCCCTCCCCGGGCAGGCCGGCCTGGCGACGTTCTCGCCGCGCCTCGACCGGCACGGCAACTCCGTGCGCGGCGTGCAGGTCTTCGAGCGGCTCTCCCGCGACATGGGCATGCACCTGATGGAGGTGCCGCCACCGGCCCGCTCGCTGGTCCGCGGCCGCACCGCTCTGCCCGGCGGCCGGCCCGGTCACGGCTGGACCTACGAGCTCCAGGGCTCGGTCAACTTCGTGGGCATGGAGCGGGTGCTGCGCTACCTCGCGGACGAGCCCCCGACCGAGTCCACGGTCGTCCTCGACCTGACCCGGGTGCACGAGGTCCGCGACATCGGTCGCCGGATGCTGATCGAGGCGGTGCGTCGCCTCGTGCTGGACGGGCACCAGGTCACCATCGTCGACCCCGAGGACATGCTGGAGGCGTTCCCCGACGACCACGCCGACGGCGACCTGGACGCCGGCGACGGCGTCGCGGTGCCGGTGCTGCGACGACGCTGA
- a CDS encoding ABC transporter ATP-binding protein gives MSLLQVDQLTKSFSGLRAVDDIDVTVTEGEFLGIVGPNGAGKTTLFSLLAGQLTPTTGRVVFDGQDITGWSADRVAGVGLVRTFQLMRPFESMSVLENVAVATHHRHRSRRAARQHALEVIERVRLAEYVHSPSGSLPTAGLKRLELARALALEPRLLLLDEVLAGLVPAERAPIIELLREIHADGVTVMFVEHIMAAVMALSERLLVMAQGQELALGDPQEVIRDPRVVEAYLGEDYA, from the coding sequence ATGAGCCTGCTCCAGGTCGACCAGCTGACCAAGTCGTTCTCCGGCCTGCGGGCCGTCGACGACATCGACGTGACCGTGACGGAGGGCGAGTTCCTCGGCATCGTGGGTCCCAACGGCGCCGGCAAGACGACCCTGTTCTCGCTGCTCGCCGGGCAGCTGACGCCGACGACCGGCCGGGTCGTCTTCGACGGCCAGGACATCACCGGCTGGTCCGCCGACCGGGTCGCCGGCGTGGGCCTGGTGCGCACGTTCCAGCTGATGCGCCCGTTCGAGAGCATGAGCGTGCTCGAGAACGTCGCGGTCGCAACGCACCACCGGCACCGCTCGCGCCGGGCGGCGCGGCAGCACGCGCTGGAGGTGATCGAGCGGGTCCGGCTCGCCGAGTACGTCCACTCGCCCTCGGGCAGCCTGCCGACCGCCGGTCTCAAGCGGCTCGAGCTGGCCCGGGCACTGGCCCTGGAGCCGCGGCTGCTGCTGCTCGACGAGGTCCTCGCCGGGCTGGTGCCGGCCGAGCGGGCGCCGATCATCGAGCTGCTCCGCGAGATCCACGCCGACGGCGTCACGGTGATGTTCGTCGAGCACATCATGGCGGCGGTGATGGCCCTGTCCGAGCGGCTGCTGGTGATGGCGCAGGGCCAGGAGCTCGCCCTCGGCGACCCCCAGGAGGTCATCCGTGACCCCCGGGTCGTCGAGGCCTACCTCGGAGAGGACTACGCATGA
- a CDS encoding CalY family protein codes for MRKLTTVTSTKVLASVALVTGAAAVAGLGTFGAFTSTTAAAQNVGTGTVAISSDKSGSLSAPVTGMVPGDTVDRAIKLTNTGSETFGNVYLTATATGDQVLVDPTAANSLRVAIDSCATPWTAKAGTTELTCATAPVSIVAEKTVGTSGLDLPKLTDELNGTAKAANLRVRLALPYNKTANDNALQGKTAALNLTFDATQRAGQAR; via the coding sequence ATGCGCAAGCTCACCACCGTCACCTCCACCAAGGTTCTCGCCTCCGTCGCCCTGGTCACCGGCGCTGCCGCCGTCGCCGGCCTCGGCACCTTCGGCGCGTTCACCTCCACCACCGCCGCCGCCCAGAACGTCGGCACCGGCACCGTGGCCATCTCCTCCGACAAGTCCGGCTCGCTCTCGGCCCCCGTCACGGGCATGGTCCCCGGCGACACCGTCGACCGCGCCATCAAGCTCACGAACACCGGCAGCGAGACCTTCGGCAACGTCTACCTCACCGCCACCGCGACCGGCGACCAGGTCCTCGTCGACCCCACCGCCGCCAACAGCCTCCGAGTGGCCATCGACTCCTGCGCGACCCCCTGGACCGCCAAGGCCGGCACCACCGAGCTCACCTGCGCCACCGCCCCCGTCAGCATCGTCGCCGAGAAGACCGTCGGCACCAGCGGCCTCGACCTGCCCAAGCTCACCGACGAGCTGAACGGCACCGCCAAGGCGGCCAACCTCCGCGTCCGCCTCGCGCTGCCCTACAACAAGACCGCCAACGACAACGCGCTGCAGGGCAAGACCGCTGCCCTGAACCTCACCTTCGACGCCACCCAGCGCGCGGGCCAGGCCCGCTGA
- a CDS encoding DUF4333 domain-containing protein, with product MNLRLRPPAAALALLATAVLTACSASVSVGDADAVSAEKLEQAIASKITVDGGEGDLESAGIDLTCDDELPAEVDASVDCFGTDADGGVTGFRPVVTAVDGTDVEFDAGLFLPGDTLAEQVGAQLAEQGYTVESLDCEEVDGEVGATSTCTAQVEGAAEPDELAITIEEVDGLRFRFGYEVAG from the coding sequence GTGAACCTCCGCCTCCGGCCCCCCGCGGCCGCCCTCGCCCTGCTCGCCACCGCCGTCCTCACCGCCTGCTCGGCCTCGGTGTCGGTCGGCGACGCCGACGCCGTCTCCGCCGAGAAGCTGGAGCAGGCCATCGCCAGCAAGATCACCGTCGACGGCGGCGAGGGCGACCTCGAGTCCGCCGGCATCGACCTCACCTGCGACGACGAGCTGCCGGCCGAGGTCGACGCGAGCGTGGACTGCTTCGGCACCGACGCGGACGGGGGCGTCACCGGCTTCCGGCCCGTCGTGACGGCCGTCGACGGCACGGACGTCGAGTTCGACGCGGGCCTGTTCCTGCCTGGCGACACCCTCGCCGAGCAGGTCGGCGCGCAGCTGGCGGAGCAGGGCTACACGGTCGAGTCGCTGGACTGCGAGGAGGTCGACGGCGAGGTCGGTGCCACGTCCACCTGCACCGCCCAGGTCGAGGGCGCGGCCGAGCCCGACGAGCTCGCGATCACCATCGAGGAGGTCGACGGGCTCCGGTTCCGGTTCGGCTACGAGGTCGCCGGCTGA
- a CDS encoding ABC transporter ATP-binding protein — protein sequence MMLELDDVHAGYRRLEILHGLSLHVDRGEIVSLIGANGAGKTTTLRAIAGLVTTSAGRIRLDGQEVQGRAAHRIVRSGLVHVAQDRALFGNLQVVENLEMGAYSQSRSTVRSSLDEVYDLFPILAERRYQRADTMSGGQQQMLAIGRALMARPTCLTLDEPSVGLAPNLVAQVLAAITRIRDTGVTVLIVEQNAAQALAISDRAYVIESGSMVLEGKASDLADDPRVREAYLGV from the coding sequence ATGATGCTCGAGCTCGACGACGTCCACGCCGGCTACCGGCGCCTGGAGATCCTGCACGGACTGTCCCTGCACGTCGACCGCGGCGAGATCGTCTCGCTGATCGGCGCCAACGGCGCCGGCAAGACCACGACGCTGCGCGCGATCGCCGGGCTGGTCACGACCTCCGCGGGCCGGATCCGGCTGGACGGCCAGGAGGTGCAGGGCCGGGCCGCGCACCGGATCGTCCGCTCGGGACTGGTGCACGTCGCCCAGGACCGCGCCCTCTTCGGCAACCTGCAGGTGGTCGAGAACCTCGAGATGGGCGCCTACTCCCAGTCGCGGTCGACGGTCCGGTCCTCCCTCGACGAGGTGTACGACCTGTTCCCCATCCTGGCCGAGCGCCGCTACCAGCGGGCCGACACGATGTCCGGAGGCCAGCAGCAGATGCTGGCGATCGGCCGGGCCCTGATGGCCCGCCCCACCTGCCTGACCCTCGACGAGCCGTCGGTCGGGCTCGCCCCGAACCTGGTCGCCCAGGTCCTGGCGGCGATCACCCGGATCCGCGACACCGGGGTCACGGTGCTGATCGTGGAGCAGAACGCCGCCCAGGCGCTCGCGATCTCGGACCGCGCCTACGTCATCGAGAGCGGCTCGATGGTGCTCGAGGGCAAGGCGTCCGACCTCGCCGACGACCCGCGGGTGCGCGAGGCGTACCTCGGGGTCTGA
- a CDS encoding IS110 family transposase, which yields MEQQAEHVIIGVDPHKLSATIEVVDQQENLLGSGRFTTDQAGYTAMRKYAKTWPDRLWGVEGANGVGRPLAQRLLEDGEQVVDVPAKLAARVRLFDTGHNRKTDARDAHSIAIVAVRTKTLRVLRVDGELEALRMLADRREALTRRRVQTVDRLQALLAELLPGQAKRDITTGQAKTMLATVRPRDIAGKTRRRIAAEELAELISVEAKIKKATAELKTIVLARGSRLMDIHGVGPVVAARVLADVGDVARFADRNRFASWTGTAPLDASSGEQNRHRLSRAGNRRMNHMIHIAAISQIRLDTEGRVYYRRKRAEGKKSLEAIRCLKRRISDAIYHQLVKDAAAATGRDVGTGPGGHCGASQESSAVDLPPHIDTSDQPLPGPAQPTLPPATATRKTHRDDSLRPAG from the coding sequence ATGGAACAGCAGGCGGAGCACGTGATCATCGGGGTCGATCCTCACAAGCTGTCGGCCACGATCGAGGTCGTCGATCAGCAGGAGAACCTGCTCGGCTCTGGGAGGTTCACCACCGACCAGGCCGGCTACACAGCGATGCGGAAGTACGCGAAGACCTGGCCGGACCGGCTCTGGGGGGTCGAGGGCGCCAACGGGGTCGGACGCCCGCTCGCACAACGACTCCTCGAAGACGGCGAGCAGGTCGTCGACGTGCCGGCCAAGCTTGCTGCCCGGGTCAGGCTCTTCGACACCGGGCACAACCGCAAGACCGACGCCCGTGACGCGCACTCGATCGCCATCGTCGCGGTCCGCACCAAGACCTTGCGAGTCCTCCGGGTCGATGGCGAGCTCGAAGCGTTGCGGATGCTCGCGGACCGCCGCGAAGCACTGACCCGGCGGCGGGTCCAGACCGTCGACCGGCTCCAGGCGCTGCTGGCCGAACTCCTACCTGGCCAAGCGAAACGCGACATCACCACCGGCCAGGCCAAGACGATGCTGGCCACCGTCCGTCCGCGCGACATCGCGGGCAAGACCCGGCGCCGGATCGCTGCCGAGGAGCTCGCCGAACTGATCTCGGTCGAGGCAAAGATCAAGAAGGCCACCGCCGAGCTGAAGACGATCGTCCTCGCTCGGGGTTCGCGGCTGATGGACATCCATGGCGTCGGCCCGGTCGTGGCCGCCCGGGTCTTGGCCGACGTCGGCGACGTAGCGCGGTTCGCCGACCGCAATCGGTTCGCGTCCTGGACCGGCACCGCACCCCTGGACGCATCGTCAGGGGAGCAGAACCGGCATCGCCTATCCCGGGCCGGGAACCGCCGGATGAACCACATGATCCACATCGCCGCGATCAGCCAGATCCGGCTCGACACCGAGGGTCGGGTCTACTACAGACGCAAGCGGGCCGAGGGAAAGAAGTCGCTGGAGGCCATCCGGTGCCTCAAGCGCAGGATCTCGGACGCGATTTACCACCAGCTCGTCAAGGACGCCGCAGCGGCCACTGGCCGCGACGTTGGTACGGGTCCGGGAGGGCACTGCGGGGCGTCTCAAGAATCCAGCGCGGTCGACCTGCCCCCGCACATCGACACTTCGGATCAGCCACTTCCCGGACCCGCGCAACCGACGCTACCTCCGGCCACGGCGACCCGGAAGACCCACCGCGACGACTCCCTCAGACCAGCAGGTTGA
- a CDS encoding pentapeptide repeat-containing protein has protein sequence MSVTEIEGEDWRKRDLTGELYVDVRFHDVDLGQVVSRGASFDGCTFDDVDLNGADLADTAFTGCRFRRSSMFSTTFTRCKLTGSVFERCRISGLRVDGGTWDYVAMRGADLRKSTFEGVSLREADLAGARFDGATLRGVDLLGATLHEATFTKADLRGSNLVSFDPRVLMLKGAVVDPEQAAVLAENLGLRVESR, from the coding sequence ATGTCGGTCACCGAGATCGAGGGCGAGGACTGGCGCAAGCGCGACCTGACCGGCGAGCTGTACGTCGACGTCCGCTTCCACGACGTCGACCTCGGACAGGTCGTCAGCCGGGGGGCGAGCTTCGACGGGTGCACCTTCGACGACGTCGACCTCAACGGCGCGGACCTCGCCGACACGGCCTTCACCGGCTGCCGCTTCCGACGCTCGTCGATGTTCTCGACCACGTTCACCCGGTGCAAGCTGACCGGGTCGGTCTTCGAGCGCTGCCGGATCTCGGGGCTGCGCGTCGACGGCGGCACCTGGGACTACGTCGCGATGCGCGGCGCCGACCTGCGCAAGAGCACCTTCGAGGGGGTCAGCCTCCGCGAGGCCGACCTCGCCGGAGCCCGGTTCGACGGCGCGACCCTGCGCGGGGTCGACCTGCTGGGCGCGACGCTGCACGAGGCGACCTTCACCAAGGCCGACCTGCGCGGCTCCAACCTGGTCTCGTTCGACCCGCGGGTGCTGATGCTCAAGGGCGCCGTCGTCGACCCCGAGCAGGCCGCCGTACTCGCCGAGAACCTCGGGCTGCGGGTCGAATCGCGCTGA
- a CDS encoding peptidase E: MASATGTILTLGGGGFSMEPENPLLDDFLLSLATRRRGAAGRAKVCFVPTASGDAEEYGDRFVEAFAERAETTQLRLFHLHELEGRSVREHLLAQDVVYVGGGSTANLLAIWRLHGLDEILRDALADGVVLAGISAGMNCWFQGSVTDSFGPLAALPDGLGLLPGSACPHYDGEEERRPAYLDLVGSGVLPDGYAAEDGCALLFRDGELVEAVSSRPGAGAYRVHLAGGGLDAVDGMQAPTVAESPLEVRFLG; the protein is encoded by the coding sequence ATGGCCTCGGCGACCGGCACGATCCTGACCCTCGGCGGTGGCGGCTTCTCGATGGAGCCGGAGAACCCCCTCCTCGACGACTTCCTGCTCTCGCTCGCCACTCGCCGCCGCGGCGCCGCGGGCCGCGCGAAGGTCTGCTTCGTGCCGACGGCGAGCGGCGACGCGGAGGAGTACGGCGACCGCTTCGTCGAGGCGTTCGCCGAGCGGGCCGAGACCACCCAGCTGCGTCTGTTCCACCTCCACGAGCTCGAGGGCCGCAGCGTGCGCGAGCACCTGCTCGCGCAGGACGTCGTGTACGTCGGCGGCGGCAGCACCGCCAACCTGCTCGCGATCTGGCGGCTGCACGGGCTCGACGAGATCCTGCGCGACGCACTCGCCGACGGGGTGGTGCTCGCCGGGATCAGCGCGGGCATGAACTGCTGGTTCCAGGGCTCGGTCACCGACTCGTTCGGCCCGCTCGCGGCCCTGCCGGACGGGCTCGGACTCCTCCCCGGCAGCGCCTGCCCGCACTACGACGGCGAGGAGGAGCGGCGGCCGGCGTACCTCGACCTGGTGGGCAGCGGCGTGCTGCCCGACGGCTACGCGGCCGAGGACGGCTGCGCGCTGCTCTTCCGCGACGGCGAGCTGGTCGAGGCCGTCTCGTCGCGGCCGGGCGCCGGCGCGTACCGCGTGCACCTGGCCGGCGGCGGCCTCGACGCCGTCGACGGGATGCAGGCGCCGACGGTCGCCGAGAGCCCGCTCGAGGTGCGCTTCCTGGGCTGA
- a CDS encoding muconolactone Delta-isomerase family protein: MAEFLVHIEIVWPPDEPEERRAEIFERELEQGQRLAAAGRLRRLWRVPGRWANWSLYDVADATELHDCLTSLPLHPWMDIEVHALAAHPNDPRALGLGPEAHRLEEDRT, encoded by the coding sequence ATGGCCGAGTTCCTGGTCCACATCGAGATCGTCTGGCCGCCGGACGAGCCCGAGGAGCGCCGCGCGGAGATCTTCGAGCGCGAGCTCGAGCAGGGGCAGCGGCTGGCCGCGGCCGGTCGGCTCCGCCGGCTCTGGCGGGTGCCGGGCCGCTGGGCCAACTGGAGCCTGTACGACGTCGCCGACGCGACCGAGCTGCACGACTGCCTGACGTCCCTGCCGCTCCACCCCTGGATGGACATCGAGGTGCACGCCCTCGCCGCGCACCCCAACGACCCCCGCGCGCTGGGCCTCGGGCCCGAGGCGCACCGACTCGAGGAGGACCGCACCTGA
- a CDS encoding HNH endonuclease signature motif containing protein, which yields MRLGLRPLGDGTTRISGLIPDASAARLATYLHAFTNPRRDDADPEPAEARRTPHGRKTARAFCQLLETLDPTRLPIHGGDATTLVVTMSLESLRAELGTATLGNPAPGDSLDRITADEARRLACTAHLVPAVLGGKGEVLDLGRSQRLFTRAQRRALTLTDRECRAEGCRIPAPWCEAHHAGTPWAAGGRTDLADGMLLCSHHHHRAHDPTYSPERLPDGGVRFHRRT from the coding sequence ATGCGCCTCGGGCTGCGGCCGCTGGGTGATGGGACCACTCGCATCAGCGGACTGATCCCGGACGCCTCCGCTGCCCGCCTCGCGACCTACCTGCACGCCTTCACCAACCCCCGCCGCGACGACGCCGACCCCGAGCCGGCCGAAGCGCGGCGGACTCCGCACGGCCGCAAGACCGCCCGCGCGTTCTGCCAGCTCCTGGAGACCCTCGACCCGACCCGGCTCCCCATCCACGGCGGCGACGCCACCACCCTCGTCGTGACCATGTCGCTGGAGTCGCTCCGCGCCGAGCTCGGCACCGCCACCCTCGGCAACCCGGCACCGGGCGACTCGCTCGACCGGATCACCGCCGACGAAGCCCGTCGCCTGGCCTGCACCGCCCACCTCGTCCCGGCCGTCCTCGGCGGGAAGGGTGAGGTCCTCGACCTCGGCCGCTCCCAGCGTCTCTTCACCCGAGCCCAACGCCGCGCCCTGACCTTGACCGATCGCGAGTGCCGCGCGGAGGGCTGCCGGATCCCGGCTCCGTGGTGCGAAGCTCATCACGCTGGCACCCCCTGGGCCGCCGGCGGCCGCACCGACCTGGCCGACGGGATGCTGCTCTGCTCCCACCACCACCATCGAGCCCACGACCCGACCTACTCGCCCGAGCGGCTCCCCGACGGCGGTGTCCGCTTCCACCGACGGACCTAA